The following coding sequences lie in one Nitrospira defluvii genomic window:
- a CDS encoding cation diffusion facilitator family transporter, giving the protein MVPHTYHELRSQLRIALAINAVIVVAEFAGGFLTNSIGLIGDAGHNLVDQGSLFLALYAHVLTARPATDSRTFGYHRAGIVAAFLNSFILLLTAGGITLVSLERLLTPVPVPGGWVMLIALISFAANLSIALLLQHGAKDDLNIRSAFWHMLSDAWVSLGVVVSGGIIMLTGWSILDPLVSLFVVIAIVRGAWPLFKESLEVLLESTPPGVSPALVAATIESIPGVKNVHDLHIWAVEPRLIMMTTHVQVDGGDQALTTDLLQAIRHRVTSEFKIKHLTIQLETECCHPEAVHCDLSKLHDQHSHPEFLHSHH; this is encoded by the coding sequence ATGGTCCCTCACACCTACCATGAACTCCGTTCCCAACTCAGAATCGCGCTGGCGATCAACGCCGTCATCGTCGTCGCGGAATTTGCCGGCGGCTTTCTCACCAACAGCATCGGCTTGATCGGAGACGCGGGGCACAACCTTGTCGATCAAGGCTCCCTGTTCCTGGCCTTGTATGCGCATGTCCTGACGGCCCGGCCCGCCACCGACAGCCGCACTTTCGGCTACCACCGGGCCGGGATCGTCGCCGCGTTTCTCAATTCGTTCATCCTGCTCCTCACCGCCGGCGGCATCACACTCGTGAGCCTCGAACGCCTTCTGACTCCAGTCCCGGTCCCCGGTGGATGGGTCATGCTCATCGCCTTGATCAGCTTCGCGGCGAATCTCTCCATTGCCCTCCTGCTGCAACATGGCGCGAAGGACGACCTGAACATTCGCAGCGCCTTTTGGCATATGCTGAGCGATGCCTGGGTCTCACTCGGGGTCGTGGTGAGCGGCGGCATCATCATGCTGACCGGCTGGTCGATACTCGACCCCCTCGTGAGCCTCTTCGTCGTCATCGCGATTGTTCGGGGGGCCTGGCCACTCTTTAAAGAATCACTTGAAGTCCTATTGGAGTCCACCCCGCCCGGCGTGAGCCCGGCGCTCGTGGCGGCCACCATCGAATCCATCCCCGGTGTGAAGAACGTCCATGACCTCCACATCTGGGCCGTCGAACCACGCCTCATCATGATGACCACACACGTGCAGGTCGACGGTGGAGACCAAGCCCTCACGACCGACCTGCTCCAGGCGATCCGGCATCGGGTGACCAGTGAATTCAAGATCAAACACCTGACCATCCAACTCGAAACGGAATGCTGCCATCCCGAAGCCGTCCACTGCGATCTCTCCAAACTCCACGACCAACATTCGCATCCCGAATTTCTCCACAGCCACCACTAG
- a CDS encoding REP-associated tyrosine transposase encodes MARPLRLEYAGALYHVTARGNARQDIFLDDEDRRRFLGVLERVVARFHLVLHAYCLMSNHFHLLAETPEANLSSAIRQLNGVYTQAFNRRHDRVGHVLQGRFKAIVVERDSYLLELARYVVLNPVRARLARKPETYAWSSYRATAGLTPVPPYLTVEWLLSQFGRQRAAGERKYRAFVAAGIGQDAPWEQVRGQVLLGREPFVEGLRSHLQDKQALTEIPRAQRFAARPTLSQLFSVRLHANRAQRDAVIRRAYLEHGYSLSEIGRAAGMHYSTISRIVSAATGGHAQNKI; translated from the coding sequence ATGGCCAGACCGTTGCGCCTGGAATATGCGGGGGCGCTCTATCACGTCACTGCCCGAGGCAATGCCCGCCAGGACATCTTCCTCGACGACGAGGATCGACGGCGGTTCTTAGGTGTGCTGGAGCGGGTCGTCGCCCGCTTCCATCTCGTGCTGCATGCCTACTGCCTGATGAGCAACCACTTCCACTTGCTGGCGGAAACACCTGAGGCCAATCTGTCCAGCGCCATACGCCAGCTCAATGGCGTCTATACCCAAGCCTTTAACCGCCGTCACGACCGGGTGGGCCATGTCTTACAAGGCCGCTTCAAGGCGATCGTCGTGGAGCGGGACAGCTATCTCCTGGAACTGGCCCGGTATGTGGTGCTGAATCCGGTGCGCGCGCGCCTCGCTCGCAAGCCGGAGACGTATGCCTGGTCGAGTTATCGGGCGACCGCCGGGCTCACGCCTGTTCCGCCCTATCTGACCGTGGAGTGGTTGCTCTCGCAGTTTGGGCGACAGCGGGCTGCTGGGGAGCGGAAGTATCGGGCCTTTGTCGCCGCGGGGATCGGGCAGGATGCTCCGTGGGAGCAGGTGCGGGGGCAGGTACTGCTTGGCAGAGAACCATTCGTCGAAGGGCTGCGGTCTCACTTGCAGGACAAGCAGGCGCTCACAGAGATTCCGCGCGCGCAACGCTTTGCTGCCCGTCCGACACTCAGTCAACTGTTTTCCGTGCGGCTCCACGCTAACCGTGCCCAACGAGACGCGGTCATTCGCCGGGCCTATCTTGAGCATGGGTACAGCCTGTCTGAAATCGGCCGCGCGGCGGGAATGCATTATTCGACCATCAGCCGTATCGTGAGCGCTGCGACCGGCGGGCATGCGCAGAACAAGATCTGA
- the ftsH gene encoding ATP-dependent zinc metalloprotease FtsH, translated as MDPKQRQFSIWYMFIALWVLILIQTFLPTLFNPTEIPYSEFKGAVEAGKVTEVTVSPQVIHGKMKEDKVFHTIRIEDPDLLRSLAQHQVKVTGMIESTLFRDVLSWILPIVLFFGVWWFLLRRMGQSQGFMTVGQSKAKIYVENEVKVTFADVAGVDEAKQELEEIIEFLKTPEKFRRLGGKIPKGILLVGPPGTGKTLLAKAVAGEAGVPFFSISGSEFVEMFVGVGAARVRDLFEQAKGKAPCIIFLDELDALGKARGVGPMAHEEREQTLNQLLVEMDGFDSRVGVILVAATNRPEILDPALLRAGRFDRQVLVDRPDKIGRLAILKVHARTITLANQADLDTIAAMTPGFVGADLANLLNEAALLAVRRGKDTVSMSELQEAVERVIGGLEKKNRVLNKMERARVAHHEVGHALMALSIPGGDAVHKISIIPRGIAALGYTMQLPTEDRFLMTVSELKNRIAILLGGRAAEEVIYSEVSTGAQDDLRKATDIAKSMIKAYGMSEKLGQVSLERDRQSIFLQTGPSQTPGDYSEETSREIDCEVRLLIDEQYLRARDLIKSQEATLRHAAEMLLEKETITGEELKALAAAQ; from the coding sequence ATGGACCCGAAACAACGACAATTCTCCATCTGGTACATGTTCATTGCCCTCTGGGTCCTGATCCTGATCCAGACCTTTCTGCCCACGCTCTTTAATCCCACTGAAATCCCCTACAGCGAATTCAAAGGCGCCGTGGAGGCGGGCAAGGTCACTGAGGTGACGGTCTCGCCGCAAGTCATCCACGGCAAGATGAAGGAAGATAAAGTCTTCCATACCATTCGCATCGAAGACCCGGATCTCCTGCGCAGCCTCGCGCAACACCAGGTCAAGGTGACGGGCATGATCGAAAGCACCCTGTTTCGGGACGTGTTGTCCTGGATCCTGCCGATCGTCCTGTTCTTCGGAGTCTGGTGGTTCCTACTTCGCCGCATGGGCCAGAGCCAAGGCTTCATGACGGTCGGACAGAGCAAAGCCAAAATTTATGTCGAGAACGAGGTGAAGGTCACCTTCGCCGATGTGGCGGGCGTCGACGAAGCGAAGCAAGAACTGGAAGAGATCATCGAATTTCTCAAGACGCCGGAAAAGTTCCGGCGTCTCGGCGGCAAGATTCCAAAGGGCATTTTGCTCGTCGGCCCCCCGGGCACAGGTAAGACCTTGCTGGCTAAGGCCGTGGCCGGGGAAGCCGGCGTGCCGTTTTTTTCCATCAGCGGGTCGGAGTTTGTGGAAATGTTCGTCGGCGTGGGCGCCGCCCGCGTCCGCGACCTGTTCGAGCAGGCCAAGGGCAAGGCACCCTGCATCATTTTCCTCGATGAGCTCGACGCGCTGGGCAAGGCCCGCGGGGTCGGACCGATGGCCCACGAGGAACGGGAACAGACCTTGAACCAGCTGCTGGTCGAAATGGATGGCTTCGACTCCCGCGTCGGCGTCATTCTGGTGGCCGCCACCAACCGACCGGAGATCCTGGACCCCGCATTACTTCGCGCCGGCCGCTTCGACCGTCAGGTGCTCGTGGACCGTCCCGATAAGATCGGCCGCCTCGCCATCCTGAAAGTCCACGCGCGCACCATTACGCTCGCCAATCAGGCGGACCTCGACACCATCGCAGCCATGACACCCGGCTTCGTCGGCGCCGACCTGGCGAATCTCCTCAACGAAGCAGCCTTGCTGGCCGTGCGGCGCGGTAAGGACACAGTGAGCATGTCGGAATTACAGGAGGCGGTTGAGCGCGTCATCGGCGGCTTGGAAAAGAAGAATCGGGTCCTGAATAAAATGGAACGGGCCCGGGTCGCCCATCACGAGGTCGGCCATGCGTTGATGGCCCTCTCCATCCCAGGCGGCGACGCGGTCCACAAAATCTCAATTATTCCTCGAGGTATTGCCGCGCTCGGCTACACGATGCAACTCCCGACCGAAGACCGCTTCCTCATGACCGTATCCGAACTCAAGAACCGCATCGCCATCCTCCTGGGCGGACGCGCGGCGGAGGAAGTCATCTACAGCGAGGTCTCCACCGGGGCCCAGGACGATTTGCGCAAGGCCACTGACATCGCCAAGAGCATGATCAAGGCCTATGGCATGAGCGAGAAGCTGGGGCAGGTCAGCTTGGAGCGGGACCGTCAGTCGATCTTTCTGCAAACCGGTCCCTCCCAAACGCCGGGGGACTACAGCGAAGAGACCTCGCGGGAAATTGATTGCGAAGTGCGGCTCCTGATCGACGAGCAGTACCTACGCGCGCGCGACCTCATTAAGAGCCAGGAGGCCACCCTGCGGCATGCCGCTGAGATGTTGCTTGAAAAAGAAACGATCACCGGCGAGGAACTCAAAGCCCTCGCAGCCGCGCAGTAA
- a CDS encoding phospholipase D-like domain-containing protein, producing MANISIHGRVIDEQGAGIAGLTVRALDFDPFFSEDDVLGVGKTEGDGTFLISYSPDAYRTWKVDRNPDLVAQIFGPIHTDPALFGTRLLHETKEATDVTDSNHEVGTITIHRNNIEGWLVTHTTLNPAVGNPVALYHHNRITHLIDGAKMFPAVTDAAEGATESINLMTLFFDVDNGFLTKFKSSFNPLNPPSTGCKQAAEPSLEEVLKNKGGKPVNILVTNLPLSAEDTVTEVAEFFAQTPGVRTNAFNKGFALLHAKAIVVDGDHAILMGSPLKQYYFSDTSHAIRDARHKGSLMHDVNTDLKGPAVSHIEKTFASIWNATGKPMLIPPPKTFPDLPVTPNGDVASVQVLRTLPGGSIKRVNPSDEDLPYGETGILEAYERAIANAQHYIYIENQYFTSPEIVDALIARMKDTTKPRLQIILVLNLRPDLPGYPDRQIDNVNQLRSAAKAGGHQLGVYTLWSRSEKAGSGGAGNPRRYDVMPVYVHSKVAIIDDVWATAGSANLDGTSMNYHEIGLIITGSILDRAIEKAKLTNDPGKFLWELFWYLFFFVFKQILFDLKTLLVLLFVAYKLIFDFKETLETIRETLGDVADIPQLIADVFTRTARHALPSRSRQPSRSVELNLVMYSGIAGLPENGVVKALRHQLWQEHLGFSSLPDNLKTLPADPAATTWVADWDAAAIRHVEAIKNEQAPPAGHAPHLLPWKPETDPKEYLAALKIRTSTLRNKAQKFDFKTCKVDDKKDLLPWPII from the coding sequence ATGGCCAACATCAGCATCCACGGGCGCGTCATCGATGAGCAGGGGGCCGGCATTGCCGGCTTGACCGTTCGCGCTCTCGACTTCGATCCCTTTTTCAGCGAAGACGATGTCCTGGGCGTCGGCAAGACAGAAGGCGACGGCACCTTTCTCATTTCCTACTCGCCGGACGCCTACCGCACCTGGAAGGTCGATCGGAATCCCGACCTCGTCGCGCAGATATTCGGCCCCATCCACACAGACCCGGCGCTTTTCGGTACTCGCCTCCTGCACGAAACCAAGGAAGCAACAGATGTCACCGACTCCAACCACGAGGTCGGTACCATCACCATCCACCGCAACAACATCGAGGGCTGGCTCGTCACCCACACCACGTTGAATCCCGCCGTCGGAAATCCGGTCGCACTCTATCACCACAATCGCATCACCCACCTGATCGACGGGGCCAAGATGTTTCCCGCGGTGACCGATGCCGCCGAGGGCGCCACCGAATCCATCAACCTGATGACCCTCTTTTTCGACGTCGACAACGGCTTCCTCACCAAATTCAAAAGCAGCTTCAACCCCTTGAATCCGCCTTCCACCGGTTGCAAACAGGCGGCAGAGCCCTCGCTGGAAGAGGTGCTCAAGAACAAGGGCGGAAAGCCGGTGAACATCCTAGTCACGAACCTGCCGTTGTCTGCGGAGGACACCGTGACCGAGGTGGCGGAATTTTTCGCGCAGACGCCTGGCGTGCGCACCAATGCCTTCAACAAGGGCTTCGCCCTGCTGCATGCCAAGGCCATCGTGGTGGATGGGGACCACGCCATCCTCATGGGATCGCCGCTCAAACAGTACTACTTCAGCGACACCAGCCATGCGATCCGCGACGCGCGCCATAAGGGCTCGCTCATGCACGACGTCAACACCGACCTCAAGGGCCCGGCGGTGTCACACATCGAAAAGACATTCGCGAGCATCTGGAATGCGACCGGCAAGCCCATGCTCATCCCTCCGCCAAAGACCTTTCCCGACCTCCCTGTCACGCCGAACGGCGACGTGGCCTCGGTGCAAGTCCTGCGCACGCTGCCCGGCGGCTCGATCAAACGCGTCAATCCCAGCGACGAGGACCTGCCCTACGGTGAAACCGGCATCCTCGAAGCCTACGAGCGCGCCATCGCCAACGCGCAACACTACATCTATATCGAGAACCAGTACTTCACTTCGCCCGAGATCGTCGACGCGCTCATCGCGAGAATGAAAGACACCACCAAGCCGCGCCTGCAGATCATCCTGGTCCTGAACCTGCGCCCCGACCTGCCTGGCTACCCGGATCGCCAGATCGACAACGTCAATCAACTCCGCAGCGCCGCCAAAGCGGGCGGGCATCAGCTGGGCGTCTACACCCTTTGGAGTCGATCGGAGAAAGCAGGCAGCGGCGGCGCGGGGAATCCGCGGCGCTACGACGTCATGCCGGTGTACGTCCACAGCAAGGTCGCCATCATCGACGACGTGTGGGCCACGGCGGGCAGCGCGAACCTCGACGGCACCTCGATGAACTACCATGAGATCGGCCTCATCATCACCGGCTCCATCCTCGACCGCGCGATCGAAAAGGCAAAACTCACCAACGATCCGGGCAAATTTCTTTGGGAGCTGTTCTGGTATCTCTTTTTCTTCGTCTTCAAGCAGATCCTGTTCGACCTCAAGACGCTGCTCGTCCTGCTCTTCGTCGCCTACAAACTGATCTTCGACTTCAAGGAGACGCTGGAGACCATCCGCGAAACGTTGGGCGACGTGGCCGACATTCCCCAACTCATTGCCGACGTCTTCACACGCACCGCCCGGCACGCCCTCCCCAGCCGCTCACGTCAGCCGTCGCGCAGCGTGGAGCTCAACCTGGTGATGTACAGCGGCATCGCCGGCCTGCCGGAGAACGGTGTGGTCAAGGCCTTGCGCCACCAGTTGTGGCAGGAGCACTTAGGTTTCAGCTCGCTGCCGGACAACCTCAAGACCTTGCCGGCCGATCCCGCTGCCACGACCTGGGTCGCCGATTGGGACGCCGCCGCCATACGGCATGTGGAAGCGATCAAGAACGAACAGGCGCCCCCCGCCGGCCATGCGCCGCACCTGTTGCCCTGGAAGCCGGAGACCGACCCGAAGGAATATCTGGCGGCGCTCAAGATCCGCACGTCCACCCTGCGTAATAAGGCGCAGAAGTTCGATTTCAAGACCTGCAAGGTCGACGACAAGAAGGACCTGCTCCCGTGGCCGATCATCTAG
- a CDS encoding type II toxin-antitoxin system HicA family toxin translates to MRLPRDLSGGDLAQILRKVGYSITRQTGSHLRLTTIEHGEHHITIPQHSPLRIGTLSAILAEVAAHFELTREQLTRQLFE, encoded by the coding sequence ATGAGGCTTCCTCGGGATTTGTCGGGAGGCGATCTCGCCCAAATTCTTCGGAAGGTAGGTTATTCAATCACCCGACAAACCGGCAGCCATCTTCGACTGACGACTATTGAGCATGGCGAGCACCATATTACGATTCCGCAACACAGTCCTCTTCGCATTGGAACACTCTCCGCAATCCTCGCCGAAGTCGCGGCACACTTCGAACTGACTCGTGAGCAGCTCACCCGGCAACTCTTTGAGTGA
- a CDS encoding DUF433 domain-containing protein yields MDWKPYISTDPQIMHGAVCFRGTRIPVSVVLDNLAAGETLERILDQYPSLRPEHIPAAIGYAADLARERIVPIPA; encoded by the coding sequence ATGGATTGGAAACCCTACATTTCGACCGACCCGCAAATTATGCATGGCGCTGTGTGTTTTCGAGGCACGCGCATACCGGTATCGGTGGTGCTGGACAATCTCGCTGCAGGCGAAACGCTTGAGCGTATTCTCGATCAATACCCCTCGCTTCGGCCTGAGCATATTCCCGCAGCGATCGGCTATGCAGCGGACTTGGCGCGAGAGCGTATCGTTCCCATCCCCGCTTAA
- a CDS encoding phosphatase PAP2 family protein codes for MGVDELLFRGINGVAGQSSLLDWVGIELAKPGNLLYPILLAAAYWAWVNWRECVIGGAMLAGVVGATDALGTQLKGLVQRPRPCVTLADVHQLLGCGGAFSFPSNHAANTASAAAFFQVLYPRSGWISWPLVAAIGISRVYIGAHYFTDVLGGWLVGGVIGAGVAWFLRRWSRFRPVTVTASRPGAEAGSLS; via the coding sequence ATGGGTGTGGACGAGCTTCTCTTTCGCGGCATTAACGGCGTGGCCGGGCAATCGAGCCTGCTCGATTGGGTTGGCATCGAATTAGCCAAGCCGGGCAATCTGCTGTATCCGATCCTGCTGGCCGCAGCCTACTGGGCCTGGGTCAATTGGCGCGAATGTGTCATCGGCGGGGCGATGTTAGCCGGGGTGGTCGGCGCGACGGATGCGCTGGGGACGCAGCTGAAGGGGTTGGTTCAACGCCCGCGCCCATGTGTGACGCTTGCCGATGTGCATCAGTTGCTCGGCTGCGGCGGGGCCTTTTCCTTTCCCTCCAATCACGCTGCCAACACGGCCTCGGCCGCGGCGTTTTTTCAAGTCCTGTATCCACGATCAGGTTGGATCAGCTGGCCCTTGGTGGCAGCGATCGGCATTTCTCGGGTGTACATCGGGGCCCATTATTTCACGGACGTGTTGGGGGGCTGGCTCGTGGGCGGGGTGATCGGTGCTGGCGTAGCCTGGTTCCTGCGCCGCTGGTCTCGCTTCCGGCCGGTTACTGTAACGGCGTCTCGCCCGGGGGCCGAAGCCGGCTCACTTTCCTGA
- a CDS encoding DUF3015 family protein, with amino-acid sequence MITARVALIAGLLLTLGGCMTDATVELTKAPFDATTQLTNGTTGATKEFLDPTTEFTSSTTPGSLTDGRLLRAKQRATVFATHTHENLRADIARGQGEYLASLAALAGVSADRWPDFQTTMTASYPALFDEQMSVAQSSERVVDIAWANGYGRQLTAPY; translated from the coding sequence ATGATCACTGCACGCGTTGCACTCATTGCCGGATTGCTGCTCACCCTCGGCGGTTGCATGACGGACGCCACCGTTGAGTTGACGAAAGCGCCGTTCGATGCCACGACGCAACTCACCAACGGCACGACCGGAGCCACAAAGGAATTTCTCGATCCGACCACCGAATTCACGTCGAGCACCACACCGGGCTCCTTGACGGACGGCCGTCTTCTCAGAGCCAAACAACGAGCTACCGTCTTCGCGACGCATACGCACGAAAACCTCCGCGCGGATATTGCTCGCGGTCAGGGGGAATATCTGGCGTCGCTCGCAGCTTTAGCTGGTGTGTCCGCAGATCGCTGGCCCGACTTTCAAACAACGATGACCGCGTCCTACCCCGCGCTCTTCGATGAGCAGATGTCGGTCGCGCAATCCAGCGAACGAGTCGTCGATATAGCCTGGGCAAACGGATACGGCAGGCAGCTGACTGCCCCTTATTGA
- a CDS encoding deoxycytidylate deaminase → MTTKRRPERDEYFMSIAMAVRGRASCLGSRVGAILVLDDRIVSTGYNGTPEDMKNCDEGGCDRCLNRDKYGSGNAYDVCICVHAEQNVLLSAARFGIAVEGGIVYTTMRPCFGCTKELLQAKIRSVYYIHDWKHPNSEVWSEYEKIQGRFPEGIRKLKIDDPDKSWATPRSLTQAPEETGHSIPGN, encoded by the coding sequence ATGACCACAAAGCGCAGACCCGAAAGAGACGAATACTTCATGTCCATCGCCATGGCGGTGAGAGGGCGCGCAAGTTGCCTGGGCAGTCGAGTCGGCGCCATCTTGGTTTTGGACGATCGTATCGTCTCCACGGGATATAACGGCACTCCGGAAGACATGAAAAACTGCGACGAAGGTGGATGTGATCGCTGCTTGAATAGGGACAAGTATGGTTCGGGAAATGCCTATGACGTGTGCATCTGCGTTCACGCAGAGCAGAATGTTCTCTTATCGGCGGCGAGATTTGGAATCGCGGTCGAAGGTGGGATTGTCTACACCACCATGCGGCCTTGTTTCGGCTGCACTAAGGAACTCCTGCAGGCAAAAATCCGTTCGGTCTATTACATCCATGACTGGAAACACCCGAACAGCGAGGTATGGAGTGAGTATGAAAAAATCCAGGGGCGATTCCCCGAAGGCATCCGGAAGTTAAAAATTGATGATCCTGATAAGAGTTGGGCCACGCCGAGAAGCCTAACTCAAGCACCCGAGGAAACCGGCCATTCCATTCCTGGCAATTAA
- a CDS encoding CobW family GTP-binding protein, producing MTQTLPIPFYILCGSLGAGKTTLLMRLLEHWNSRGHKVGVLMNEAGEVSIDGPRAGTIAEQVLNLAGGCICCDTKDDLAWSIAQLVQDYESTVIVLECSGMADPAEVVDAVTDVYVSRMAKLERIFAMLHPVPLPETGMAELVTRNAIRYADDLILNKRDLYIPGHWEQFRENITRLNPYGRLWETNHARLDVTTLLAAPATRTVPTNVSFGKRLAADERHEARAPHHPMVTTVRLPKPLDRTKFMEWTKSLPEGIERAKGFFRFAGEPELQEFQFFPPRTSTIAPVMLLDEPDHVLVLIGREYDQALWRASLLACLAQ from the coding sequence ATGACACAGACTCTACCCATCCCTTTCTACATCCTCTGCGGATCGCTCGGCGCCGGGAAGACGACCTTGCTCATGCGCCTGCTCGAACATTGGAACAGCCGGGGGCACAAGGTCGGCGTGTTGATGAATGAAGCGGGCGAGGTCAGCATCGACGGCCCACGAGCCGGCACCATCGCGGAACAGGTCTTGAACCTGGCCGGCGGCTGCATCTGCTGCGATACAAAAGACGATCTCGCTTGGAGCATCGCCCAATTGGTACAGGACTACGAATCCACGGTGATCGTGCTGGAATGCTCCGGCATGGCGGACCCGGCGGAGGTCGTGGACGCTGTGACGGACGTCTATGTCTCACGCATGGCGAAACTCGAACGGATTTTTGCCATGCTGCACCCAGTGCCGCTGCCGGAAACCGGCATGGCGGAGCTCGTCACGCGAAACGCCATCCGGTATGCGGATGATCTGATCCTGAACAAACGCGACCTCTACATCCCCGGTCATTGGGAACAGTTCCGCGAGAACATCACACGCCTGAATCCCTACGGCCGGCTATGGGAAACCAATCACGCCCGGCTCGACGTGACAACCCTGCTCGCCGCACCCGCAACACGTACCGTCCCGACGAACGTGTCGTTCGGAAAACGACTCGCTGCGGACGAGAGGCACGAAGCGCGCGCACCGCACCACCCGATGGTGACCACGGTGCGGCTACCGAAGCCGCTCGATCGCACAAAGTTCATGGAATGGACGAAGTCCTTGCCGGAGGGAATAGAACGCGCGAAGGGATTTTTTCGCTTTGCCGGTGAACCTGAACTGCAGGAGTTTCAGTTCTTTCCGCCCCGCACCAGCACCATCGCCCCGGTGATGCTGCTCGACGAACCGGACCATGTTCTGGTGTTGATCGGACGCGAGTACGACCAGGCACTCTGGCGGGCTTCCCTCCTCGCCTGCCTGGCGCAGTAG
- a CDS encoding type II toxin-antitoxin system HicB family antitoxin, with the protein MTELIFIVEEAPEGGFVARSLGPSIFTEADTLAELPAKVRDAVRCHFEEGAAPKVVRLHHVREEVIAV; encoded by the coding sequence ATGACAGAGCTGATCTTCATAGTTGAAGAGGCGCCGGAGGGTGGTTTCGTTGCTCGATCCCTGGGGCCATCGATTTTTACTGAGGCCGATACACTCGCCGAACTTCCAGCAAAAGTTCGCGATGCGGTCCGCTGTCATTTTGAGGAAGGAGCCGCTCCCAAGGTGGTTCGTCTCCATCATGTTCGGGAGGAAGTCATTGCCGTATGA